Proteins from one Zonotrichia albicollis isolate bZonAlb1 chromosome 38, bZonAlb1.hap1, whole genome shotgun sequence genomic window:
- the LOC141726675 gene encoding uncharacterized protein LOC141726675, which translates to MGNAVRKPRTAPFYPKPGGFLSAPSAPVLGIVGEPVLLPCRVGAALAARDFSIHWTFQAGRSRRIPVRSSGGQGGGEEPDGRYRGRAELFQREFGAGNASLLLRDVRSSDQGSYGCRVSVQDEAWEVLLELQVAAMGEAPALILRGRDGRALRLSCRASGWFPRPELLWLDGRGRVRPEPSEVTATPGPGGLFSVEGSVRVPPGAEPEISCLVRNRRLNGSRAARLRLHDKKKVKALLDGEKAKKREAKIQFKERLGQLKAELDFWEARSHAAPVALDPEPRLLPLGAAPAPLPPAARVARDALGAGSRYWEVELGRERGWALGVLRDPPEPRHPRDPRDPPGSPWLWALCASQGRLFSASRALGNHPGDLGNHPRHLGNHPQDLSVFRDLGNHPRDLGNHSGDLGNHPGDLSAHRHLSVLGNHPQDLGNHPGNLSVFRDLSVLPSHPQDLGNHPGNLSVFRDLSVLPSHPRDLGNHPQDLSVFSEHSRDLSVLGNGPGHLSVLGEHPGDLSVLPNDPGHLSVLGVLLDREKALLEFYDAERRRLLTGISLRDPPGHRDALAGIGPGLPTGRFFPFVSRGEEGTPRIRPVPVPEPLPVPFPVLEPLPVPEPLPVPFPVLEPLPVPEPLPVPFPVLEPLPVPEPLPVPFPVPEPLPVPEPLPVPFPVPGPL; encoded by the exons ATGGGAAACGCGGTGCGGAAACCCAGAACGGCCCCGTTTTACCCCAAACCAGGCGGATTCCTCAGCGCTCCCAGCGCTCCCGTGCTCGGCATCGTGGGGGAGccggtgctgctgccctgccggGTGGGAGCCGCCCTGGCCGCCCGGGATTTCTCCATCCATTGGACGTTCCAGGCCGGCCGATCCCGGCGGATCCCCGTGCGCAGCTCCGGCGGGCAGGGCGGCGGGGAGGAGCCGGACGGGCGGTACCGGGGCCGGGCCGAGCTGTTCCAGCGGGAATTCGGCGCCGGGAACGCGTCCCTGCTCCTGCGCGACGTCCGCAGCTCCGACCAGGGCTCCTACGGCTGCCGGGTCTCCGTCCAGGATGAGGCCtgggaggtgctgctggagctgcaagTGGCAG CCATGGGCGAAGCTCCGGCGCTGATCCTGCGGGGCCGCGATGGCCGCGCCCTGCGCCTGTCGTGCCGCGCCTCGGGCTGGTTCCCGCGGCCggagctgctctggctggaCGGGCGCGGCCGCGTCCGCCCGGAGCCCTCGGAGGTCACGGCGACCCCCGGGCCCGGGGGGCTCTTCAGCGTCGAGGGCTCGGTGCGGGTCCCGCCGGGGGCGGAGCCGGAGATCTCGTGCCTGGTGCGGAACCGGCGGCTCAACGGGAGCCGCGCGGCGCGGCTGCGGCTGCACG ACAAGAAAAAAGTGAAGGCGCTGCTGG atggagaaaaagccaagaaACGAGAAG caaAAATCCAATTCAAGGAACGCTTGG GTCAGCTGAAAGCCGAGCTGG ATTTCTGGGAAGCGCGGAGCCACGCGG CTCCGGTGGCGCTGGACCCCGAGCCGCGGCTCCTGCCCCTCGGGGCCGCTCCGGCTCCGCTCCCGCCGGCGGCGCGGGTGGCGCGGGACGCGCTGGGAGCCGGGAGCCGCTACTGGGAGGTGGAGCTgggccgggagcggggctgggcccTGGGCGTGCTCCGGGACCCCCCCGAGCCCCGgcacccccgggacccccgcgATCCCCCCGGTTCCCCGTGGCTCTGGGCCCTCTGCGCGTCCCAGGGCCGCCTCTTCTCCGCCAGCCGCGCTCTCGGGAATCATCCCGGGGATCTCGGGAATCATCCCCGGCATCTCGGGAATCATCCCCAGGATCTCTCGGTGTTCCGGGATCTCGGGAATCATCCCCGGGATCTCGGGAATCATTCCGGGGATCTCGGGAATCATCCCGGGGATCTCTCGGCGCACCGGCATCTCTCTGTTCTCGGGAATCATCCCCAGGATCTCGGGAATCATCCCGGGAATCTCTCGGTGTTCCGGGATCTCTCGGTGCTCCCCAGTCATCCCCAGGATCTCGGGAATCATCCCGGGAATCTCTCGGTGTTCCGGGATCTCTCGGTGCTCCCCAGTCATCCCCGGGATCTCGGGAATCATCCCCAGGATCTCTCGGTGTTCTCTGAGCATTCCCGGGATCTCTCGGTTCTCGGGAATGGTCCCGGGCATCTCTCGGTGCTCGGGGAGCATCCCGGGGATCTCTCGGTGCTCCCCAATGATCCCGGGCATCTCTCGGTGCTCGGGGTGCTCCTGGACCGGGAGAAGGCGCTGCTGGAATTCTACGATGCGGAGCGGAGGCGGCTCCTGACCGGGATCTCGCTGCGGGATCCCCCGGGACACCGGGATGCGCTGGCCGGGATCGGCCCGGGGCTTCCCACGGGAAGGTTTTTCCCGTTCGTGTCCCGAGGGGAGGAGGGGACGCCCCGGATCcgcccggtgccggtgccggagCCGCTCCCGGTGCCGTTCCCGGTGCTGGAGCCGCTCCCGGTGCCGGAGCCGCTCCCGGTGCCGTTCCCGGTGCTGGAGCCGCTCCCGGTGCCGGAGCCGCTCCCGGTGCCGTTCCCGGTGCTGGAGCCGCTCCCGGTGCCGGAGCCGCTCCCGGTGCCGTTCCCGGTGCCGGAGCCGCTCCCGGTGCCGGAGCCGCTCCCGGTGCCGTTCCCGGTGCCGGGGCCGCTCTGA